From the genome of Bacillus oleivorans, one region includes:
- a CDS encoding LLM class flavin-dependent oxidoreductase has protein sequence MEIGLSTFVETTPDVKSGKVMSHAQRIREVVEEIVLADQVGLDVFGVGEHHREDYAASAPAVILAAAASQTKRIRLTSAVTVLSSDDPVRVFQDFATLDAISNGRAEIMAGRGSFIESFPLFGYDLKDYDELYDEKLDLLLKIRESEKVTWSGKHRPVIHNRGVYPRPVQDPLPVWIGSGGTPDSVVRAGLLGLPLVLAIIGGRPLQFAPLVRLYKQAAEQAGHDVSKLTVASHSHGFVGETTEAAADQFFPSTQYAMNKLGRERGWGQYDRASFDFARSFEEALYVGDPQTVAEKIIYLRKNVGITRFMLHCPVGTMPHEDVMKSIELLGKEVAPRVREEVARWEIEQN, from the coding sequence GTGGAGATAGGTTTGAGCACGTTTGTAGAAACAACACCGGATGTGAAATCTGGTAAAGTAATGAGTCATGCGCAAAGAATTCGTGAAGTGGTAGAGGAGATTGTGCTTGCCGATCAGGTCGGATTAGATGTGTTTGGAGTCGGGGAGCATCACCGTGAAGATTATGCTGCTTCAGCTCCTGCGGTCATCTTGGCTGCTGCTGCTTCACAGACAAAGCGAATTCGTTTGACAAGTGCAGTTACGGTCCTTTCTTCTGACGATCCTGTTAGAGTGTTTCAGGATTTTGCGACGCTCGATGCGATTTCGAATGGCCGTGCGGAAATTATGGCGGGCCGTGGATCTTTTATCGAATCCTTCCCCCTGTTTGGATATGATTTAAAAGATTATGATGAGTTGTATGATGAAAAGCTAGATTTGTTATTGAAAATACGGGAATCTGAAAAAGTAACCTGGAGCGGGAAGCATCGTCCTGTGATTCATAATCGGGGTGTATATCCGCGCCCAGTTCAGGATCCATTACCCGTTTGGATTGGCAGCGGCGGTACTCCTGATTCTGTTGTCCGTGCAGGGCTGCTAGGATTGCCGCTAGTGCTGGCGATCATTGGCGGCCGTCCGCTGCAGTTTGCACCACTCGTCCGACTTTATAAGCAGGCGGCTGAACAGGCTGGTCATGATGTTTCGAAGCTGACAGTTGCTTCTCACTCACACGGTTTTGTTGGAGAAACAACTGAGGCAGCGGCTGATCAATTTTTCCCATCTACGCAATATGCCATGAATAAATTAGGACGTGAACGGGGCTGGGGACAATATGATAGAGCAAGTTTCGATTTTGCCCGCAGTTTTGAAGAAGCGTTATATGTAGGAGATCCGCAAACTGTGGCTGAAAAAATTATCTACTTACGCAAAAATGTGGGCATCACACGCTTTATGCTGCACTGTCCAGTCGGTACAATGCCGCATGAAGATGTCATGAAGTCGATTGAATTGCTAGGAAAAGAAGTAGCGCCTAGGGTACGGGAAGAAGTCGCTCGGTGGGAAATTGAGCAAAATTAA
- a CDS encoding DUF2085 domain-containing protein: MIRDIITLQFIPCHRKRERSLIIGNFHFPLCYRCMFILIGYFFVPFLFWLEANIPLYIGILLNLPMIIDGVTQAKKLRTSNNFLRSTTGLMAGLGQAIIIKSSVLFLGHLLITL, encoded by the coding sequence ATGATAAGAGATATCATAACTCTGCAATTTATTCCTTGTCACAGAAAAAGGGAGCGTTCTTTAATTATAGGAAATTTTCATTTCCCGCTATGCTATCGCTGTATGTTCATTCTGATCGGATACTTTTTTGTTCCCTTTCTATTTTGGTTAGAGGCAAACATCCCTTTATACATAGGAATTTTATTGAATCTACCGATGATCATAGATGGAGTAACCCAAGCAAAGAAACTGAGGACGAGCAATAATTTTTTAAGAAGTACAACTGGTTTAATGGCTGGATTAGGTCAAGCAATTATTATAAAAAGTTCTGTATTATTCCTTGGACATCTATTGATCACCCTTTAA
- a CDS encoding DMT family transporter — protein MEKIIILLLAVIGGAAVAVQSQVNGGLGRKIGVLEGSFISFLVGTLILFFAVLFFGKGNLLATFEVPNWQLIGGLLGALYVVINIFAVPKIGVASTLIAVVAGQIAIGAVIDHFGLFGGTRIPIDGTKFFALLLMFVSIYLFNK, from the coding sequence ATGGAAAAAATCATTATTTTGTTATTAGCCGTTATTGGCGGTGCTGCAGTAGCTGTTCAAAGTCAGGTAAATGGAGGTTTGGGGAGGAAAATCGGGGTTCTCGAAGGTTCTTTTATTTCCTTCTTAGTGGGAACGCTCATTTTATTTTTTGCTGTTTTATTCTTTGGCAAAGGAAACCTTCTTGCAACCTTCGAGGTTCCGAACTGGCAATTAATCGGCGGGCTGTTAGGGGCATTATATGTTGTTATCAATATTTTTGCTGTTCCTAAAATAGGTGTCGCATCAACCCTGATAGCCGTAGTTGCCGGACAAATTGCGATTGGTGCAGTCATTGATCACTTTGGCCTATTTGGCGGTACGAGGATCCCAATCGACGGTACGAAATTTTTTGCACTATTGCTGATGTTCGTTTCGATATATTTGTTTAATAAGTAG
- a CDS encoding putative holin-like toxin encodes MISVSEGLQLMIMFGSLIVAIIAVTKKK; translated from the coding sequence ATGATTTCAGTTTCAGAAGGACTCCAGCTGATGATAATGTTTGGATCACTGATTGTAGCAATCATTGCAGTTACGAAAAAAAAGTAA
- a CDS encoding sigma-70 family RNA polymerase sigma factor → MFNIHRLVEKAQIGNHRAFLKLFSEYEKDIYRAAFVYVKNQADALDVVQETAYRSFKSIKNLKEPKYFKTWLFRIAISCSIDILRKQKKVVPFIPEVQEALLQDEEEDLPLTLSLQDLITLLENEEKDVIILRFYHDYTLKEVAETLEIPLGTAKTILYRALKKLRKEWKGDRSYGK, encoded by the coding sequence GTGTTTAATATTCATCGGTTGGTGGAGAAAGCTCAAATAGGAAATCATCGGGCGTTTTTAAAGCTTTTTAGCGAGTACGAAAAAGATATTTATCGGGCGGCTTTTGTTTATGTTAAAAATCAAGCGGATGCCCTCGATGTTGTACAAGAAACAGCTTATCGTTCTTTTAAATCGATCAAGAACCTGAAGGAACCTAAATACTTTAAAACGTGGTTGTTCAGAATTGCAATCAGCTGCTCGATTGATATTTTACGTAAACAGAAAAAGGTCGTTCCTTTTATACCTGAAGTTCAGGAAGCCCTTTTGCAGGATGAAGAGGAGGATCTCCCGTTAACGTTGTCTTTACAAGATTTGATCACGTTATTGGAGAACGAGGAGAAGGATGTCATTATTTTAAGATTTTATCATGACTATACCCTTAAGGAAGTGGCAGAAACACTAGAAATTCCACTGGGTACAGCGAAAACGATTCTTTACCGGGCACTGAAAAAGCTGCGGAAAGAATGGAAGGGAGATCGTTCATATGGGAAATAA
- a CDS encoding Bax inhibitor-1/YccA family protein → MRSGNPSLRGNTFDAYAGMGGGHVMTIQGTVNKTFILLLLIIASAGFTWFQYFSGVNIVPHLVIGVIGVLILSLVTVFWKKAAPVTAPMYAIFEGLFVGGISGLYESEFQGITITAVTLTFAILIGLLMVYKSGLIKVTHNFRLGVAAATLGIFLAYLTSFILGLFGITVPFIHDATPIGILISVGIVIIAALNLVLDFDFIEKGAAIGCPKYMEWYGAFGLMVTLVWLYLEILRLLAKINSRK, encoded by the coding sequence ATGAGAAGCGGTAATCCAAGTTTAAGAGGAAATACATTTGATGCCTATGCAGGAATGGGTGGCGGCCATGTGATGACCATCCAGGGCACTGTCAATAAAACGTTCATTCTTTTATTGTTAATAATCGCATCCGCAGGTTTTACCTGGTTTCAATATTTTTCAGGCGTCAATATTGTGCCGCATTTAGTGATCGGTGTAATAGGAGTTTTAATCCTTTCATTAGTAACGGTGTTCTGGAAAAAAGCTGCACCTGTAACTGCACCGATGTATGCAATTTTTGAAGGATTATTTGTCGGGGGCATTTCGGGACTTTATGAAAGCGAGTTTCAGGGGATTACCATTACGGCGGTTACTTTAACGTTCGCGATTCTTATTGGTCTTTTAATGGTTTATAAATCAGGGTTAATTAAAGTGACACATAACTTTAGATTAGGCGTTGCTGCTGCTACATTGGGAATTTTCTTAGCCTATTTAACTAGTTTTATCCTAGGTTTATTTGGAATTACAGTTCCTTTTATTCATGATGCCACTCCGATCGGCATTTTGATCAGTGTTGGCATTGTTATTATTGCAGCATTGAACCTTGTACTAGATTTCGATTTTATCGAAAAAGGTGCAGCGATTGGCTGTCCGAAATACATGGAATGGTATGGCGCCTTTGGCTTAATGGTCACACTTGTATGGCTATATTTAGAGATTCTTCGATTGCTTGCAAAAATTAACTCGCGAAAATAA
- a CDS encoding DNA alkylation repair protein has translation MTKIDRLVDLFEASRNPENAIPMQNYMKGNFLFLGIKTPERRELLKRYFLETQILKEPFQHEFVLTLWELEKREYQYAALDYISRSIKKLSKEDLPLMEKLITTKSWWDTVDMLAAHPIGRIAKESPEVIQETIEEWAYGDHLWLRRTAILFQLGYKKETDEGLLYRYILQNADSKEFFIQKAIGWALREYSKTNAASVKKFIQDNELPKLSIREGSKYL, from the coding sequence TTGACAAAAATAGACCGCCTTGTTGATCTCTTCGAAGCCAGCCGGAATCCAGAAAATGCGATACCGATGCAAAACTATATGAAAGGCAACTTTCTGTTTTTGGGAATAAAAACACCAGAAAGAAGAGAGCTGCTAAAACGTTATTTTCTGGAAACACAGATTTTAAAAGAACCGTTTCAGCATGAATTCGTTTTGACTTTATGGGAACTAGAGAAGCGGGAGTATCAGTACGCGGCTCTTGATTACATAAGCCGTTCCATTAAAAAGCTTTCCAAAGAAGATTTGCCGCTGATGGAGAAGCTGATCACCACTAAATCATGGTGGGATACGGTTGATATGCTTGCAGCCCATCCTATAGGAAGGATTGCGAAAGAATCACCAGAAGTAATCCAGGAGACAATCGAGGAATGGGCATATGGGGATCATTTATGGCTTAGGCGAACCGCGATTCTTTTTCAGCTTGGTTATAAAAAAGAGACGGATGAAGGCTTGTTATACCGTTATATCTTACAAAATGCTGACAGCAAAGAGTTTTTCATCCAGAAGGCGATTGGCTGGGCTTTACGGGAATACTCGAAGACAAACGCTGCGTCTGTTAAAAAATTTATCCAAGATAACGAGCTTCCAAAGCTTAGTATTCGTGAGGGAAGCAAATATTTATAA